Proteins encoded together in one Prunus dulcis chromosome 3, ALMONDv2, whole genome shotgun sequence window:
- the LOC117623480 gene encoding binding partner of ACD11 1 isoform X2: protein MYPGGYTAEVTSLSPKATEQDVYDFFSHCGAVEHVEVIRSGEYACTAYVTFRDAFALQTAVMLSGASIVDQCVSITRWGSYIDESDPWNNPYNPEGNTSSMAFHTSEFVSTPGEAITVAQEVVKTMVAKGYVLGKDALTKAKAFDESHQVSATAAAKVYELSNRIGLTEKINAGMEVVKSTDEKFHVSDITRSAATVAGTAAVVAATVAGEAAVAAGSALVNSSFFAKGALWVSDALTRASKAAADLGSHTSK from the exons ATGTACCCTGGTGGTTACACTGCTGAAGTTACAAGCTTATCCCCTAAAGCTACTGAGCAAGATGTTTATGACTTTTTCAGTCATTGTGGTGCAGTTGAGCATGTTGAAGTCATCAG ATCTGGTGAATATGCCTGCACTGCATATGTGACATTCAGAGATGCATTTGCTCTACAAACTGCTGTGATGCTCAGC GGAGCTAGCATTGTAGACCAATGTGTATCCATAACACGCTGGGGAAGTTATATTGATGAATCTGATCCTTGGAACAATCCATACAACCCTGAAGGCAACACTAGCTCAATG GCTTTTCACACAAGTGAGTTCGTTTCTACTCCTGGAGAAGCAATAACAGTTGCTCAGGAAGTTGTCAAAACAATGGTAGCCAAGGGATATGTTTTGGGCAAGGACGCATTAACAAAGGCCAAAGCTTTCGACGAGTCCCATCAAGTCTCAGCTACTGCAGCAGCCAAGGTTTATGAGCTAAGCAATAGAATTGGGCTCACTGAGAAAATCAATGCAGGCATGGAAGTTGTTAAATCCACAGACGAGAAGTTCCATGTTTCTGATATCACCAGATCGGCCGCAACTGTTGCTGGAACAGCAGCAGTGGTAGCAGCCACAGTTGCTGGGGAAGCAGCTGTGGCAGCAGGAAGCGCTCTAGTCAATAGCAGCTTCTTTGCCAAGGGAGCTCTGTGGGTTTCAG ATGCATTGACTCGTGCAAGCAAAGCTGCAGCTGATTTGGGTTCTCATACCAGTAAATAA
- the LOC117623480 gene encoding binding partner of ACD11 1 isoform X1, with the protein MYPGGYTAEVTSLSPKATEQDVYDFFSHCGAVEHVEVIRSGEYACTAYVTFRDAFALQTAVMLSGASIVDQCVSITRWGSYIDESDPWNNPYNPEGNTSSMAFHTSEFVSTPGEAITVAQEVVKTMVAKGYVLGKDALTKAKAFDESHQVSATAAAKVYELSNRIGLTEKINAGMEVVKSTDEKFHVSDITRSAATVAGTAAVVAATVAGEAAVAAGSALVNSSFFAKGALWVSDALTRASKAAADLGSHTSK; encoded by the exons ATGTACCCTGGTGGTTACACTGCTGAAGTTACAAGCTTATCCCCTAAAGCTACTGAGCAAGATGTTTATGACTTTTTCAGTCATTGTGGTGCAGTTGAGCATGTTGAAGTCATCAG ATCTGGTGAATATGCCTGCACTGCATATGTGACATTCAGAGATGCATTTGCTCTACAAACTGCTGTGATGCTCAGC GGAGCTAGCATTGTAGACCAATGTGTATCCATAACACGCTGGGGAAGTTATATTGATGAATCTGATCCTTGGAACAATCCATACAACCCTGAAGGCAACACTAGCTCAATG GCTTTTCACACAAGTGAGTTCGTTTCTACTCCTGGAGAAGCAATAACAGTTGCTCAGGAAGTTGTCAAAACAATGGTAGCCAAGGGATATGTTTTGGGCAAGGACGCATTAACAAAGGCCAAAGCTTTCGACGAGTCCCATCAAGTCTCAGCTACTGCAGCAGCCAAGGTTTATGAGCTAAGCAATAGAATTGGGCTCACTGAGAAAATCAATGCAGGCATGGAAGTTGTTAAATCCACAGACGAGAAGTTCCATGTTTCTGATATCACCAGATCGGCCGCAACTGTTGCTGGAACAGCAGCAGTGGTAGCAGCCACAGTTGCTGGGGAAGCAGCTGTGGCAGCAGGAAGCGCTCTAGTCAATAGCAGCTTCTTTGCCAAGGGAGCTCTGTGGGTTTCAGATGCATTGACTCGTGCAAGCAAAGCTGCAGCTGATTTGGGTTCTCATACCAGTAAATAA
- the LOC117620594 gene encoding uncharacterized protein At5g39865-like: protein MGCANSKQKSRCRHCQSPYSPVSRSYSMHVHHPPQTKGDSYHVVALTSSTLGSLKVDPSLQSNHHLEAKRFANGNDHIDKENIIGNGHKTHEHGKENVQDNKKEFSMGLIEAKTWSNMIDQKIPKIVPRTPIRTPPGEPETINTWELMEGLEDISPFRSPAHHLRSFSFDVVRSPSPVPISPADRPKSKLHENGTVSPKPMWLHFTEDDRVNSNSLISDFDPEVISAFRKSLSELKSDDDPFHFSQLGVQKQPALACNGVVTEYECDAVPCGKVKDNKDRDRVVLYFTSLRGVRKTYEDCCHVRVILKGVGVRVDERDVSMHSGFKEELKELLKDGFSGVTLPRVFLGNKYIGGADEIRQLHEDGKLEKLLESCERLDGGGAGGAGVCDACGDIRFVPCETCSGSCKIYYEDADRDEEDEEEEEEEAEEGESGFQRCPDCNENGLIRCPICCY, encoded by the coding sequence ATGGGTTGCGCAAACTCGAAGCAAAAGTCACGATGCCGGCACTGCCAGAGCCCCTATTCTCCAGTTTCCCGAAGCTACTCAATGCACGTCCACCACCCACCTCAAACCAAAGGCGATAGCTACCATGTTGTTGCCCTCACCTCCTCCACCTTGGGCTCTCTCAAGGTCGATCCCTCCCTTCAAAGCAACCACCACCTCGAGGCCAAGAGATTTGCTAATGGCAATGATCACATCGACAAGGAGAACATAATTGGTAACGGTCACAAAACTCATGAACATGGAAAGGAAAATGTGCAGGAcaacaaaaaggaattttCAATGGGACTAATCGAAGCGAAGACATGGTCTAATATGATCGATCagaaaatcccaaaaattgtACCCAGGACACCAATCAGGACACCCCCGGGCGAGCCCGAGACGATCAATACTTGGGAGCTAATGGAAGGCCTTGAAGACATAAGCCCTTTCAGGTCACCAGCTCATCACCTTCGGAGCTTCTCTTTTGATGTTGTTAGGAGCCCAAGTCCAGTGCCCATTTCCCCCGCTGATCGCCCCAAATCAAAGCTACACGAAAACGGTACCGTGTCACCTAAGCCCATGTGGCTTCATTTCACAGAAGACGATCGTGTGAATTCCAATTCCTTGATCTCTGACTTTGATCCCGAAGTCATTTCCGCGTTCAGAAAATCGTTATCGGAGCTCAAATCCGACGACGacccttttcatttttcacagTTGGGTGTCCAAAAGCAGCCGGCTTTGGCCTGCAATGGCGTTGTTACAGAGTACGAATGTGATGCAGTACCTTGTGGCAAGGTAAAGGACAACAAGGACAGGGACAGGGTTGTATTGTACTTCACGAGCCTCCGAGGTGTAAGGAAGACGTACGAGGACTGTTGCCATGTGAGGGTGATATTGAAGGGCGTAGGGGTCCGGGTCGATGAGCGAGACGTTTCGATGCATTCGGGGTTTAAGGAGGAGCTGAAGGAGCTTTTGAAAGATGGGTTCAGTGGGGTTACCCTGCCCAGAGTGTTTCTGGGAAACAAGTACATTGGTGGAGCTGATGAAATTCGGCAATTGCACGAAGATGGGAAGCTCGAGAAGTTGCTTGAATCTTGTGAAAGATTGGATGGTGGCGGCGCTGGAGGTGCTGGAGTTTGTGATGCTTGTGGGGATATAAGGTTTGTGCCATGTGAAACATGTTCAGGGAGCTGTAAAATATATTATGAAGATGCTGATCGtgacgaagaagatgaagaagaagaggaggaagaagcagAGGAGGGTGAGTCGGGGTTCCAACGGTGCCCAGATTGTAATGAAAATGGCCTAATCCGTTGTCCAATATGTTGCTATTAG
- the LOC117622274 gene encoding homeobox-leucine zipper protein HAT7-like — translation MMAFPPCHSFMFQTHEDPDLHLANSSSLNNLPSCPPQHFHGGGVPFMMKRSLSFSGVENNKCHHHDEVGLHGGGEDDLSDDGSQIGEKKKRLNLEQVKTLEKSFEMGNKLEPERKMQLAKALGLQPRQIAIWFQNRRARWKTKQLEKDYDVLKKKFDALKADNDVLQDHNNKLQAELLSMKSKDSNEAGLNNNLKKETDQGSWSNGSENSSDHHHHHLNLDISRTPATTNSSPSNSQQINGKNLFPSSLRPTSITQLLQGSSSRSDLQCLKVDQMIQDESLCSMFNGIDQEQQQGYWPWPEQHHFH, via the exons ATGATGGCCTTCCCACCTTGTCATAGTTTCATGTTCCAAACCCATGAAGATCCTGACCTCCACCTTGCTAATTCCTCCTCCCTCAACAACCTTCCCTCTTGCCCACCTCAGCACTTCCATg GTGGTGGAGTGCCTTTTATGATGAAGAGATCACTGTCATTTTCAGGTGTTGAGAACAATAAGTGCCATCATCATGATGAAGTAGGACTGCATGGAGGAGGAGAGGATGATTTGTCTGATGATGGATCCCAGATTggtgagaagaagaaaaggctgAATCTTGAGCAGGTTAAGACTCTTGAGAAGAGCTTTGAGATGGGGAACAAGCTTGAGCCTGAGAGAAAAATGCAGCTGGCCAAAGCTCTTGGTCTGCAGCCAAGACAGATTGCCATATGGTTTCAGAACAGGAGGGCCAGGTGGAAGACCAAGCAATTGGAGAAAGACTATGATGTCTTGAAGAAAAAGTTTGATGCACTTAAGGCTGACAATGATGTTCTTCAGGATCACAATAACAAGCTTCAGGCTGAG TTATTGTCTATGAAAAGCAAGGATTCAAATGAAGCTGGGCTTAATAATAATCTCAAGAAAGAAACTGATCAGGGTTCTTGGAGCAATGGAAGTGAGAACAGTTcagatcatcatcatcatcatctcaaCCTAGATATTTCAAGAACACCAGCAACAACCAACAGCTCACCATCTAATTCCCAGCAGATAAATGGAAAAAACCTCTTCCCATCCTCCCTCAGACCTACAAGCATAACCCAACTCCTCCAAGGGTCATCATCAAGATCAGATCTTCAGTGCCTCAAAGTTGATCAAATGATTCAAGATGAAAGCTTGTGCAGCATGTTCAATGGAATTGATCAAGAGCAGCAGCAAGGCTATTGGCCATGGCCTGAGCAGCACCACTTTCATTAA
- the LOC117621114 gene encoding probable serine/threonine-protein kinase PIX7 isoform X3 — MGLGPDAFHAGAWNVGKSKGKKKKDDEDEMTGCWMKFRLMGGCVSSRTKVDSSTSGTSTQDAESKCTNDSIKDQPAAPVASSSTTSNTESTLSTPKAAEELKVASQLRKFTFDELKSVTKNFRPVNLLGEGGFGCVFKGWIDENGTAPVKPGTGLAVAVKTLNHDGLQGHKEWLAEVIYLGDLLHPNLVKLYGYCIEDDQRLLVYEFMPRGSLENHLFRTGSLPLPWSIRMKIALGAAKGLAFLHEEAERPVIYRDFKTSNILLDADYNAKLSDFGLAKDAPEGDKTHVSTRVMGTYGYAAPEYVMTGWYHKLTSYFKK; from the exons ATGGGATTAGGCCCTGATGCTTTTCATGCTGGAGCTTGGAATGTGGGAAAatcaaagggaaagaaaaagaaagatgatgaagatgaaatgACAGGGTGTTGGATGAAGTTTAGGCTCATGGGAGGATGCGTGTCTTCAAGGACCAAAGTGGATAGCTCTACAAGTGGAACTAGCACACAAGATg CGGAAAGTAAATGTACAAATGACTCCATCAAAGACCAGCCAGCTGCTCCAGTTGCTTCGTCTTCAACCACTAGCAACACAGAAAGCACACTGTCCACTCCCAAGGCAGCTGAGGAGCTGAAAGTTGCTTCTCAGCTTCGAAAATTCACCTTTGATGAGCTTAAGTCAGTGACAAAGAATTTTAGACCTGTGAATCTTTTGGGCGAGGGTGGCTTTGGTTGTGTATTCAAAGGCTGGATCGACGAAAATGGAACTGCTCCAGTAAAACCTGGAACTGGGCTTGCGGTTGCTGTAAAGACTCTGAACCATGATGGACTTCAAGGTCATAAAGAATGGCTG GCTGAAGTTATTTATCTTGGTGACCTACTTCATCCTAATTTAGTCAAACTATATGGCTATTGCATTGAGGATGATCAAAGATTACTTGTGTATGAGTTTATGCCTCGGGGAAGCTTGGAGAATCACCTCTTTAGAA CAGGGTCCTTGCCGCTTCCTTGGTCTATCCGAATGAAAATAGCTCTTGGTGCTGCAAAGGGTCTTGCCTTTCTTCACGAGGAAGCTGAAAGGCCAGTGATTTATCGAGATTTTAAAACATCTAATATATTGTTGGATGCG GATTACAACGCCAAGCTTTCTGATTTCGGCCTCGCTAAAGATGCTCCAGAGGGAGATAAAACTCATGTCTCCACCCGAGTGATGGGCACTTATGGTTATGCAGCCCCTGAGTATGTTATGACAGGTTGGTATCATAAACT GACATCTTACTTCAAAAAGTGA
- the LOC117621114 gene encoding probable serine/threonine-protein kinase PIX7 isoform X2, translating into MGLGPDAFHAGAWNVGKSKGKKKKDDEDEMTGCWMKFRLMGGCVSSRTKVDSSTSGTSTQDAESKCTNDSIKDQPAAPVASSSTTSNTESTLSTPKAAEELKVASQLRKFTFDELKSVTKNFRPVNLLGEGGFGCVFKGWIDENGTAPVKPGTGLAVAVKTLNHDGLQGHKEWLAEVIYLGDLLHPNLVKLYGYCIEDDQRLLVYEFMPRGSLENHLFRRSLPLPWSIRMKIALGAAKGLAFLHEEAERPVIYRDFKTSNILLDADYNAKLSDFGLAKDAPEGDKTHVSTRVMGTYGYAAPEYVMTGHLTSKSDVYSFGVVLLEMLVGRRSMDKNRPNGEVNLVEWARPHLGDRRRFYRLVDPRLEGRFSIKGAQKALQLAARCLSRDPKARPQMSEVVEVLKPLPTLKDMASSSSYFQALQIERPGSNPNSRNGSRGQAGVSRNGQPTRSRSLPNGPHASPYHLNHPHRSPKPVAQS; encoded by the exons ATGGGATTAGGCCCTGATGCTTTTCATGCTGGAGCTTGGAATGTGGGAAAatcaaagggaaagaaaaagaaagatgatgaagatgaaatgACAGGGTGTTGGATGAAGTTTAGGCTCATGGGAGGATGCGTGTCTTCAAGGACCAAAGTGGATAGCTCTACAAGTGGAACTAGCACACAAGATg CGGAAAGTAAATGTACAAATGACTCCATCAAAGACCAGCCAGCTGCTCCAGTTGCTTCGTCTTCAACCACTAGCAACACAGAAAGCACACTGTCCACTCCCAAGGCAGCTGAGGAGCTGAAAGTTGCTTCTCAGCTTCGAAAATTCACCTTTGATGAGCTTAAGTCAGTGACAAAGAATTTTAGACCTGTGAATCTTTTGGGCGAGGGTGGCTTTGGTTGTGTATTCAAAGGCTGGATCGACGAAAATGGAACTGCTCCAGTAAAACCTGGAACTGGGCTTGCGGTTGCTGTAAAGACTCTGAACCATGATGGACTTCAAGGTCATAAAGAATGGCTG GCTGAAGTTATTTATCTTGGTGACCTACTTCATCCTAATTTAGTCAAACTATATGGCTATTGCATTGAGGATGATCAAAGATTACTTGTGTATGAGTTTATGCCTCGGGGAAGCTTGGAGAATCACCTCTTTAGAA GGTCCTTGCCGCTTCCTTGGTCTATCCGAATGAAAATAGCTCTTGGTGCTGCAAAGGGTCTTGCCTTTCTTCACGAGGAAGCTGAAAGGCCAGTGATTTATCGAGATTTTAAAACATCTAATATATTGTTGGATGCG GATTACAACGCCAAGCTTTCTGATTTCGGCCTCGCTAAAGATGCTCCAGAGGGAGATAAAACTCATGTCTCCACCCGAGTGATGGGCACTTATGGTTATGCAGCCCCTGAGTATGTTATGACAG GACATCTTACTTCAAAAAGTGATGTATACAGCTTCGGGGTGGTTCTGCTCGAAATGCTGGTTGGTCGAAGATCAATGGACAAAAACCGACCCAATGGAGAGGTTAACTTGGTTGAGTGGGCACGCCCACACCTTGGAGATAGACGAAGATTCTATCGACTAGTAGATCCTCGACTTGAAGGCCGCTTCTCAATCAAAGGTGCCCAGAAGGCACTTCAGTTGGCTGCCCGTTGTCTTAGTCGTGATCCCAAGGCTAGACCTCAGATGAGTGAAGTTGTTGAAGTGCTGAAGCCTCTACCCACTCTCAAGGATATGGCATCTTCCTCATCTTACTTCCAAGCCTTGCAAATAGAGCGGCCTGGCTCCAATCCAAATTCTCGGAATGGCAGTAGAGGGCAGGCTGGGGTTTCAAGGAATGGACAACCAACTAGAAGCCGGTCCTTGCCAAATGGTCCGCATGCCTCACCATATCACCTTAACCATCCTCACCGATCACCCAAACCTGTCGCTCAATCGTAA
- the LOC117621114 gene encoding probable serine/threonine-protein kinase PIX7 isoform X1: MGLGPDAFHAGAWNVGKSKGKKKKDDEDEMTGCWMKFRLMGGCVSSRTKVDSSTSGTSTQDAESKCTNDSIKDQPAAPVASSSTTSNTESTLSTPKAAEELKVASQLRKFTFDELKSVTKNFRPVNLLGEGGFGCVFKGWIDENGTAPVKPGTGLAVAVKTLNHDGLQGHKEWLAEVIYLGDLLHPNLVKLYGYCIEDDQRLLVYEFMPRGSLENHLFRTGSLPLPWSIRMKIALGAAKGLAFLHEEAERPVIYRDFKTSNILLDADYNAKLSDFGLAKDAPEGDKTHVSTRVMGTYGYAAPEYVMTGHLTSKSDVYSFGVVLLEMLVGRRSMDKNRPNGEVNLVEWARPHLGDRRRFYRLVDPRLEGRFSIKGAQKALQLAARCLSRDPKARPQMSEVVEVLKPLPTLKDMASSSSYFQALQIERPGSNPNSRNGSRGQAGVSRNGQPTRSRSLPNGPHASPYHLNHPHRSPKPVAQS, translated from the exons ATGGGATTAGGCCCTGATGCTTTTCATGCTGGAGCTTGGAATGTGGGAAAatcaaagggaaagaaaaagaaagatgatgaagatgaaatgACAGGGTGTTGGATGAAGTTTAGGCTCATGGGAGGATGCGTGTCTTCAAGGACCAAAGTGGATAGCTCTACAAGTGGAACTAGCACACAAGATg CGGAAAGTAAATGTACAAATGACTCCATCAAAGACCAGCCAGCTGCTCCAGTTGCTTCGTCTTCAACCACTAGCAACACAGAAAGCACACTGTCCACTCCCAAGGCAGCTGAGGAGCTGAAAGTTGCTTCTCAGCTTCGAAAATTCACCTTTGATGAGCTTAAGTCAGTGACAAAGAATTTTAGACCTGTGAATCTTTTGGGCGAGGGTGGCTTTGGTTGTGTATTCAAAGGCTGGATCGACGAAAATGGAACTGCTCCAGTAAAACCTGGAACTGGGCTTGCGGTTGCTGTAAAGACTCTGAACCATGATGGACTTCAAGGTCATAAAGAATGGCTG GCTGAAGTTATTTATCTTGGTGACCTACTTCATCCTAATTTAGTCAAACTATATGGCTATTGCATTGAGGATGATCAAAGATTACTTGTGTATGAGTTTATGCCTCGGGGAAGCTTGGAGAATCACCTCTTTAGAA CAGGGTCCTTGCCGCTTCCTTGGTCTATCCGAATGAAAATAGCTCTTGGTGCTGCAAAGGGTCTTGCCTTTCTTCACGAGGAAGCTGAAAGGCCAGTGATTTATCGAGATTTTAAAACATCTAATATATTGTTGGATGCG GATTACAACGCCAAGCTTTCTGATTTCGGCCTCGCTAAAGATGCTCCAGAGGGAGATAAAACTCATGTCTCCACCCGAGTGATGGGCACTTATGGTTATGCAGCCCCTGAGTATGTTATGACAG GACATCTTACTTCAAAAAGTGATGTATACAGCTTCGGGGTGGTTCTGCTCGAAATGCTGGTTGGTCGAAGATCAATGGACAAAAACCGACCCAATGGAGAGGTTAACTTGGTTGAGTGGGCACGCCCACACCTTGGAGATAGACGAAGATTCTATCGACTAGTAGATCCTCGACTTGAAGGCCGCTTCTCAATCAAAGGTGCCCAGAAGGCACTTCAGTTGGCTGCCCGTTGTCTTAGTCGTGATCCCAAGGCTAGACCTCAGATGAGTGAAGTTGTTGAAGTGCTGAAGCCTCTACCCACTCTCAAGGATATGGCATCTTCCTCATCTTACTTCCAAGCCTTGCAAATAGAGCGGCCTGGCTCCAATCCAAATTCTCGGAATGGCAGTAGAGGGCAGGCTGGGGTTTCAAGGAATGGACAACCAACTAGAAGCCGGTCCTTGCCAAATGGTCCGCATGCCTCACCATATCACCTTAACCATCCTCACCGATCACCCAAACCTGTCGCTCAATCGTAA
- the LOC117622508 gene encoding 3-dehydroquinate synthase homolog isoform X1 has protein sequence MAVLHSACVAGIRCFTPTTDTWNTCRLISSHKHSMEASNGIKEIQLAQKSSYASIGLGSSTPSSSGTYGKSKRVWVWTESKQVMTASVERGWNTFIFSSRSRELADEWSSIALIHPLFIQEGAIFDGENRSVATILEVSNPQELEQLQPDKGLGENVVVDLRDWQVIPAENIVAAFQGSEKTVFAISKTPLEAQVFFEALEQGLGGVVLKVEDVKAILDLKDYFDRRDEVSNILSLTKATVTSVQVAGMGDRVCVDLCSLMRPGEGLLVGSFARGLFLVHSECLESNYIASRPFRVNAGPVHAYVAVPGGKTCYLSELKSGKEVILVDQKGHQRTAIVGRVKIETRPLILVEAKLQRDSVNQTLYSILVQNAETVALVCPSKGIEVQNTAIPVTSLKVGDEILVRLQGGARHTGIEIQEFIVEK, from the exons atggcTGTGCTGCATTCTGCTTGTGTTGCCGGAATCCGCTGCTTCACTCCTACTACAG ATACATGGAACACTTGCAGATTGATTAGTTCACATAAACACTCAATGGAAGCTAGTAATGGTATTAAGGAAATCCAATTGGCCCAGAAGTCTTCTTATGCAAGTATTGGTCTTGGTTCCTCTACGCCGTCGTCTTCAGGGACGTACGGCAAGTCGAAGAGGGTGTGGGTGTGGACGGAGAGCAAGCAGGTCATGACGGCTTCTGTGGAGAGAGGCTGGAACaccttcatcttctcttctcGAAGTCGTGAACTTGCCGATGAGTGGTCCT CAATTGCTTTGATACATCCTCTCTTTATCCAAGAGGGAGCGATTTTTGATGGCGAGAACAGAAGTGTTGCCACAATTCTTGAGGTCTCCAATCCCCAGGAGTTAGAGCAGCTTCAGCCGGATAAAGGGTTGGGGGAAAATGTTGTTGTTGATTTACGAGATTGGCAG GTCATACCTGCAGAGAATATAGTTGCAGCATTTCAAGGGAGTGAAAAAACAGTGTTTGCCATCTCGAAAACCCCTTTGGAAGCACAAGTCTTCTTTGAG GCCCTCGAGCAAGGTCTGGGTGGAGTTGTTTTAAAAGTTGAGGATGTAAAAGCTATTCTTGACTTAAAG GATTATTTTGACAGACGAGATGAAGTGAGCAACATATTGAGCTTGACCAAAGCCACTGTAACTTCAGTACAAGTAGCTGGAATGGGGGATCGAGTTTGTGTTGATCTCTGTAGTCTCATGAGACCTGGGGAAGGACTGCTT GTTGGATCCTTTGCCAGGGGACTATTCCTCGTTCATTCGGAATGCTTGGAGTCCAATTACATTGCGAGCAGGCCTTTTCGTGTCAACGCG GGACCTGTACATGCCTATGTTGCTGTTCCAGGAGGAAAAACGTGCTACCTCTCAGAGTTGAAATCAGGTAAAGAGGTGATTCTGGTTGATCAGAAAGGCCATCAACGAACAGCGATTGTTGGGCGTGTGAAAATAGAAACTAGACCGCTAATCCTTGTGGAGGCAAAG CTCCAGAGAGATTCAGTTAATCAAACTCTATACAGCATCCTTGTACAGAATGCGGAAACAGTGGCCTTAGTTTGTCCCAGCAAAG GAATTGAAGTGCAAAACACTGCCATTCCTGTGACTTCACTTAAAGTTGGAGATGAAATTTTAGTTAGATTACAGGGAGGGGCTCGGCATACGggaattgaaattcaagaaTTCATTGTGGAGAAGTAA
- the LOC117622508 gene encoding 3-dehydroquinate synthase homolog isoform X2, giving the protein MEASNGIKEIQLAQKSSYASIGLGSSTPSSSGTYGKSKRVWVWTESKQVMTASVERGWNTFIFSSRSRELADEWSSIALIHPLFIQEGAIFDGENRSVATILEVSNPQELEQLQPDKGLGENVVVDLRDWQVIPAENIVAAFQGSEKTVFAISKTPLEAQVFFEALEQGLGGVVLKVEDVKAILDLKDYFDRRDEVSNILSLTKATVTSVQVAGMGDRVCVDLCSLMRPGEGLLVGSFARGLFLVHSECLESNYIASRPFRVNAGPVHAYVAVPGGKTCYLSELKSGKEVILVDQKGHQRTAIVGRVKIETRPLILVEAKLQRDSVNQTLYSILVQNAETVALVCPSKGIEVQNTAIPVTSLKVGDEILVRLQGGARHTGIEIQEFIVEK; this is encoded by the exons ATGGAAGCTAGTAATGGTATTAAGGAAATCCAATTGGCCCAGAAGTCTTCTTATGCAAGTATTGGTCTTGGTTCCTCTACGCCGTCGTCTTCAGGGACGTACGGCAAGTCGAAGAGGGTGTGGGTGTGGACGGAGAGCAAGCAGGTCATGACGGCTTCTGTGGAGAGAGGCTGGAACaccttcatcttctcttctcGAAGTCGTGAACTTGCCGATGAGTGGTCCT CAATTGCTTTGATACATCCTCTCTTTATCCAAGAGGGAGCGATTTTTGATGGCGAGAACAGAAGTGTTGCCACAATTCTTGAGGTCTCCAATCCCCAGGAGTTAGAGCAGCTTCAGCCGGATAAAGGGTTGGGGGAAAATGTTGTTGTTGATTTACGAGATTGGCAG GTCATACCTGCAGAGAATATAGTTGCAGCATTTCAAGGGAGTGAAAAAACAGTGTTTGCCATCTCGAAAACCCCTTTGGAAGCACAAGTCTTCTTTGAG GCCCTCGAGCAAGGTCTGGGTGGAGTTGTTTTAAAAGTTGAGGATGTAAAAGCTATTCTTGACTTAAAG GATTATTTTGACAGACGAGATGAAGTGAGCAACATATTGAGCTTGACCAAAGCCACTGTAACTTCAGTACAAGTAGCTGGAATGGGGGATCGAGTTTGTGTTGATCTCTGTAGTCTCATGAGACCTGGGGAAGGACTGCTT GTTGGATCCTTTGCCAGGGGACTATTCCTCGTTCATTCGGAATGCTTGGAGTCCAATTACATTGCGAGCAGGCCTTTTCGTGTCAACGCG GGACCTGTACATGCCTATGTTGCTGTTCCAGGAGGAAAAACGTGCTACCTCTCAGAGTTGAAATCAGGTAAAGAGGTGATTCTGGTTGATCAGAAAGGCCATCAACGAACAGCGATTGTTGGGCGTGTGAAAATAGAAACTAGACCGCTAATCCTTGTGGAGGCAAAG CTCCAGAGAGATTCAGTTAATCAAACTCTATACAGCATCCTTGTACAGAATGCGGAAACAGTGGCCTTAGTTTGTCCCAGCAAAG GAATTGAAGTGCAAAACACTGCCATTCCTGTGACTTCACTTAAAGTTGGAGATGAAATTTTAGTTAGATTACAGGGAGGGGCTCGGCATACGggaattgaaattcaagaaTTCATTGTGGAGAAGTAA